In one Bacteroidota bacterium genomic region, the following are encoded:
- a CDS encoding alpha/beta fold hydrolase has protein sequence MLRSYALLSFFAACLAVLAGLLPCIALAQPAPSSLTIAEETMTWDDGTAMTFERGALTASVNRAQDAEATITVEVVRFLRTAEASRETPPIFVLRGGPGYPGIDGELETSNYYRLYIQPFLDVADVIMVGQRGFGSSTDTPCDDREALSLEAAFDDDRREQANRAAMDRCRAKWEAEGLDLTGFNIIEAAGDVADAAQALGYDQIQLFGNSFGTHHGIAVMRYYPDLVTRVTFGALEGPDHTYDSPSGMLNSLENIAASVEQSEVLAPHLPEEGLLEAYRALIAQADAEPIMVDTGHPDTGEPITVRLDGDDFRELSRGTTRGLAWRYIMDAWPLDLLAMLDGDYEDAARRIFRLNTRTGQRNAAFYQLDCASGITAERGARYRTSPAADLLGPLGRWYDVECQAWDADLGDDFRTGFVTDIPAVLMHGTWDMNTPYENALDLLPDFRDRHFVAVVGGSHGALWEATEVGEVFTALLQWMATGDASGLPDRVVLPRMEWRAPEE, from the coding sequence ATGCTTCGCTCCTACGCTCTCCTGTCGTTCTTCGCCGCGTGTCTCGCGGTACTCGCGGGCCTCCTGCCATGCATAGCGCTCGCCCAACCTGCACCCAGCTCGCTCACCATCGCCGAGGAGACGATGACGTGGGATGATGGTACCGCCATGACTTTCGAGCGGGGCGCGCTGACGGCCTCCGTGAACCGCGCGCAGGACGCCGAAGCCACCATCACGGTCGAGGTCGTGCGCTTCCTTCGGACGGCCGAGGCGTCTCGCGAGACGCCGCCGATCTTCGTGCTGCGCGGCGGCCCTGGCTATCCTGGCATCGACGGTGAACTGGAGACGTCGAACTACTACCGGCTCTATATCCAGCCTTTCCTCGATGTCGCCGATGTCATCATGGTCGGGCAGCGCGGGTTCGGTTCTTCGACCGACACGCCCTGCGACGACCGCGAGGCGCTCTCGTTGGAAGCGGCCTTCGACGACGATCGTCGCGAGCAGGCCAACCGGGCCGCCATGGACCGGTGCCGCGCGAAGTGGGAAGCCGAGGGCCTCGACCTGACCGGCTTCAACATCATCGAGGCCGCCGGCGACGTGGCCGACGCGGCGCAAGCGCTCGGCTACGACCAGATCCAGCTCTTCGGCAACAGTTTCGGCACGCACCATGGCATCGCCGTCATGCGCTATTACCCCGATCTCGTGACCCGCGTGACCTTCGGCGCGCTCGAAGGGCCCGACCACACCTACGACTCGCCCAGCGGGATGCTGAACTCGCTGGAAAACATCGCCGCATCCGTCGAACAGTCGGAGGTGCTCGCCCCGCATCTCCCCGAGGAAGGCCTGCTCGAAGCGTACCGTGCCCTGATCGCGCAGGCCGACGCCGAGCCGATCATGGTCGACACCGGGCATCCCGACACGGGCGAGCCGATCACGGTACGCCTCGACGGCGACGACTTCCGCGAACTGTCGCGCGGCACGACGCGAGGCCTCGCGTGGCGCTACATCATGGACGCCTGGCCGCTCGACCTCCTCGCCATGCTCGACGGGGACTACGAAGACGCCGCACGGCGCATCTTCCGCCTGAACACGCGCACCGGCCAGCGCAACGCCGCGTTCTACCAACTCGACTGCGCCTCGGGCATCACCGCCGAGCGAGGCGCGCGCTACCGGACCTCGCCAGCTGCCGATCTGCTCGGACCGCTCGGGCGTTGGTATGACGTGGAGTGCCAGGCGTGGGACGCCGACCTCGGCGATGACTTCCGCACCGGCTTCGTGACGGACATCCCGGCGGTGCTGATGCATGGGACGTGGGACATGAACACGCCCTACGAGAATGCGCTCGATCTGCTGCCCGACTTCCGCGACCGGCACTTTGTCGCCGTCGTGGGCGGTTCGCACGGGGCACTCTGGGAAGCCACCGAGGTGGGCGAGGTCTTCACGGCGCTCCTCCAGTGGATGGCGACGGGCGACGCGAGCGG
- a CDS encoding LysR substrate-binding domain-containing protein yields the protein MELRQLACFVAVAEEQHFGRAAERVHLSQSALSRQIQHLEADLGTQLLDRSTRRATLTASGQAFLRDAREVLRWADRARESARDAAGGRTGTLRLGFVSSAAVQLLPTVLRAFREGAAQASVHLVERFPDEVLDALRAREVDLGLSRGPFEDTDGLVVEPLAEEPLVALLPRQHRLAAYDTVPLSALAAEPFVLPPRHHAQGFVRVLYALCGSVGFAPRVVEETEPMATIVAFVAAGMGVTIAPASVGARAQGHLVGRPLSGVPPHVTATTALSFVWRDGDLPPVADRFRREAAALGLAAEGNGDRHSYGSPPPIPQGQVPDSSRAGSARG from the coding sequence ATGGAATTGCGCCAGCTTGCCTGTTTCGTCGCCGTGGCCGAGGAGCAGCACTTCGGGCGGGCAGCGGAGCGCGTCCACCTCTCGCAATCGGCGCTCTCGCGGCAAATCCAGCACCTCGAAGCCGACCTCGGCACGCAGCTCCTCGACCGCTCCACCCGGCGCGCTACGTTGACAGCGAGCGGCCAGGCGTTCCTCCGCGACGCCCGCGAGGTGCTCCGCTGGGCCGACCGCGCCCGCGAGTCGGCCCGCGATGCGGCTGGCGGGCGCACGGGCACGCTGCGGCTAGGCTTTGTCAGCTCCGCTGCCGTCCAGCTGCTCCCGACGGTGCTGCGCGCGTTCCGCGAGGGCGCGGCCCAGGCGTCGGTCCACCTCGTTGAGCGCTTCCCCGACGAGGTGCTCGACGCCCTTCGCGCTCGCGAGGTCGACCTCGGCCTCTCACGCGGGCCGTTCGAGGACACCGACGGCCTCGTCGTGGAGCCGCTCGCGGAGGAGCCGCTCGTGGCGCTCCTGCCACGGCAGCACCGACTCGCCGCCTATGACACGGTCCCGCTCTCAGCGCTCGCAGCGGAGCCGTTCGTGTTGCCGCCGCGCCACCACGCCCAGGGCTTCGTGCGGGTCCTCTACGCCCTCTGCGGGTCGGTCGGCTTCGCGCCGCGTGTGGTCGAGGAGACGGAGCCGATGGCGACGATCGTGGCGTTTGTCGCGGCGGGGATGGGCGTGACCATCGCGCCCGCCTCGGTTGGGGCGCGGGCGCAGGGCCACCTCGTTGGCCGACCGCTCTCCGGCGTCCCTCCTCACGTCACAGCTACGACCGCCCTCAGCTTCGTGTGGCGGGACGGCGACCTCCCCCCTGTCGCCGATCGATTCCGGCGGGAAGCGGCTGCGCTCGGGCTCGCGGCGGAAGGAAACGGCGACAGGCACTCGTATGGGTCCCCGCCCCCGATTCCCCAAGGGCAGGTCCCCGACTCCTCAAGGGCAGGCAGTGCGCGGGGATGA
- a CDS encoding LytTR family DNA-binding domain-containing protein, which produces MSDPIRLVIADDEPPARALVREYLAALDGGSDLAGRLVLVGEAANGDEAVDLARSLRPDLLLLDVQMPGRTGFEVLATLAEDEADGLPAVVFSTAFDRYALDAFEVSAVDYLLKPYSADRFAAALRKAIAAVDARRREAASSEPPPSDLERLALLLQQTQREPAARDTWADRLFVRVGTRIVPVRTADVLWIEAAGDYATLHTATDAYTAGESLGTLAGRLDPARFIRVHRSAVIAADALQHLQSDGSGGYRAALTDGTTVRVSRTYAAAVRDRIL; this is translated from the coding sequence ATGAGCGACCCGATCCGCCTCGTGATCGCCGACGACGAGCCGCCCGCCCGCGCGCTCGTCCGGGAATATCTCGCTGCGCTGGACGGTGGCAGCGACCTAGCCGGTCGACTCGTACTCGTCGGGGAAGCCGCGAATGGTGACGAGGCGGTGGATCTCGCGCGGAGCCTCCGCCCCGACCTCCTGCTTCTCGACGTACAGATGCCCGGTCGTACGGGCTTCGAGGTGCTCGCCACGCTGGCCGAAGACGAAGCCGACGGACTCCCCGCCGTGGTCTTCTCGACCGCCTTCGACCGCTATGCCCTCGACGCGTTCGAAGTAAGCGCGGTCGATTACCTCCTCAAGCCCTACAGCGCCGACCGCTTCGCCGCGGCGTTGCGCAAGGCCATCGCCGCCGTGGACGCACGCCGCCGCGAGGCTGCCTCCAGCGAACCTCCGCCGTCGGACCTCGAACGCCTCGCTCTGCTACTCCAGCAAACGCAGCGGGAGCCTGCCGCGCGCGACACCTGGGCCGACCGGCTTTTCGTCCGCGTGGGCACGCGCATCGTCCCCGTCCGCACGGCCGACGTGCTCTGGATCGAAGCCGCGGGCGACTACGCGACGCTCCACACGGCGACCGACGCGTACACCGCGGGGGAGTCGCTCGGGACGTTGGCCGGCCGCCTCGACCCGGCCCGCTTCATCCGCGTCCATCGCTCGGCGGTCATCGCCGCCGACGCGCTTCAGCACCTCCAGAGCGACGGCTCCGGCGGCTACCGCGCCGCGCTCACCGACGGCACGACCGTCCGCGTCAGCCGCACCTACGCCGCCGCCGTCCGCGATCGGATTCTGTGA
- a CDS encoding histidine kinase, translating into MHLATPPPRLTLRGLALAAAVGVLYAVVIGLLTAQYDAVAMLFEPSAWPSLAASLLEYVLTGLWLLPVWWIAIRKLDEVAWGWRLAVHAVLAPLFVAGWYVTFALVLGAITGESLLFEVIPVDIQWMLFSKLTEYILFVSVMHAIRAVDRLRLREQQARDLLVLAQERELAALRAQLNPHFLFNTLNSINATLAVDTAEARAMVVGLGDLLRYALAASERGTVPFRQEAAMAEAYLAIEQHRFADRLRTQVEIEDAALDVPVPPLVVQPLLENALRHGLAPRTTGGTVTLRAFIEDRRLRIEVVDDGVGLPDGLDPDSLLGDEASGVGLRNTDRRLRTRYGDAARLYVEAPNEGGVRVRFALPVPVGTVGAASETAEVVA; encoded by the coding sequence ATGCATCTCGCTACGCCGCCGCCTCGACTGACCCTGCGCGGGCTCGCGCTTGCCGCCGCCGTGGGCGTGCTCTACGCGGTCGTGATCGGGCTGCTCACGGCGCAGTACGACGCCGTGGCGATGCTCTTCGAGCCGAGCGCGTGGCCGTCGCTGGCGGCGTCGCTGCTGGAATACGTACTCACCGGGCTGTGGCTGCTGCCCGTCTGGTGGATCGCGATCCGCAAGCTCGACGAGGTGGCGTGGGGCTGGCGGCTGGCCGTCCACGCCGTACTCGCGCCCCTCTTCGTTGCGGGGTGGTACGTCACCTTCGCGCTCGTGCTCGGCGCCATCACGGGTGAGTCGCTGCTGTTCGAGGTCATCCCCGTCGACATCCAGTGGATGCTCTTCTCGAAGCTCACCGAGTACATCCTCTTCGTGTCGGTCATGCACGCCATCCGGGCGGTGGACCGGCTGCGGCTCCGGGAGCAGCAGGCGCGCGACCTGCTCGTGCTCGCACAGGAGCGCGAACTCGCCGCGCTGCGAGCGCAACTCAACCCGCACTTCCTCTTCAACACGCTCAACTCGATCAACGCGACGCTGGCTGTCGATACCGCCGAGGCGCGGGCGATGGTGGTCGGGCTGGGCGACCTGCTGCGCTACGCGCTCGCCGCCTCGGAGCGGGGCACGGTGCCGTTCCGCCAGGAGGCTGCCATGGCCGAGGCCTACCTCGCCATCGAGCAGCACCGCTTCGCCGACCGGCTACGGACGCAGGTCGAAATCGAAGACGCGGCGCTCGACGTGCCCGTGCCGCCGCTCGTCGTGCAGCCGCTCCTGGAGAACGCCCTCCGCCACGGCCTCGCCCCGCGCACGACCGGCGGCACCGTGACGCTCCGCGCGTTCATCGAGGACCGCCGCCTGCGCATCGAGGTCGTCGACGACGGCGTGGGGCTGCCCGACGGCCTCGACCCCGATTCACTACTAGGTGACGAGGCTTCCGGTGTGGGTCTCCGCAACACGGACCGCCGCCTGCGCACGCGCTACGGTGATGCTGCGCGTCTGTACGTTGAGGCCCCCAATGAGGGCGGTGTCCGCGTTCGCTTCGCGCTGCCCGTGCCAGTTGGGACCGTGGGGGCGGCCTCTGAGACAGCTGAGGTAGTGGCATGA
- a CDS encoding tetratricopeptide repeat protein yields MRTALLTLLALLLVAPASAQDAAPEAGLSPSEQLIVDARAQLTGAVNTGDQATMQRAEAAFVRATNADDSRVQAYAHYYAAKAMERRLVMFDREEQRDEIVDLIDAAVEHLEQAEDLTPDFAEAYALHSSLLGQKVGMKPMLGMILGPKVGRIMERGKAAGPDNPRVVMTEAQSLLFTPKMWGGSKERAMEGFHRAITLFEAEAANPPADPLAPTWGHDEAYAWLGLALSELERPDEARAAYEQALVINPSYGWVSRVLLPQVASSE; encoded by the coding sequence ATGAGAACCGCCCTGCTGACCCTCCTCGCGCTTCTGCTCGTCGCGCCTGCCTCCGCGCAGGACGCGGCTCCTGAAGCCGGACTCTCGCCCTCCGAACAGCTCATCGTCGATGCGCGCGCCCAACTCACCGGGGCTGTCAACACCGGCGACCAGGCCACGATGCAGCGCGCCGAGGCCGCCTTCGTGCGCGCCACCAATGCCGACGACTCGCGTGTCCAGGCCTACGCGCACTACTACGCTGCCAAGGCGATGGAGCGCCGCCTCGTCATGTTCGATCGCGAGGAGCAGCGAGACGAGATCGTCGACCTGATCGATGCCGCGGTCGAGCACCTCGAACAGGCCGAAGACCTGACGCCTGACTTCGCTGAAGCGTATGCACTGCACTCGAGCCTGCTCGGCCAGAAGGTCGGCATGAAGCCGATGCTTGGGATGATCCTCGGGCCGAAGGTGGGCCGCATCATGGAGCGAGGCAAGGCTGCCGGCCCCGACAACCCGCGCGTGGTGATGACCGAGGCGCAGTCGCTGCTCTTCACGCCCAAGATGTGGGGCGGTAGCAAAGAACGCGCGATGGAGGGCTTCCACCGCGCCATCACGCTCTTCGAAGCGGAGGCCGCGAACCCGCCTGCCGATCCGCTCGCGCCGACCTGGGGCCACGACGAGGCCTACGCCTGGCTCGGCCTCGCCCTCAGCGAGCTCGAACGCCCCGATGAAGCCCGCGCCGCCTACGAGCAGGCCCTCGTGATCAACCCGTCCTATGGCTGGGTGTCCCGCGTGCTGCTCCCACAGGTCGCCTCAAGTGAATGA
- a CDS encoding TonB-dependent receptor: MRALLLLLVALLATPLSLAQTDPTVVTGRVIDGAGMPLPLVNVALVGTIDGTATDDAGRFDFGTRQQGDATLGASLIGFEPVEVPVTLVPGDTVRVDFRMRETLVTLGEVSIEGSAFRAGDAPTATLSALEVVTTPGAAADVYRALQAFPGVTMVDEGSGLFVRGGDVGETAILLDGAVLQHPYRYESATGGIFGTIPPFFLKDTYFSAGGFSARHGDALSGVVALETLDEPQQSSVTLNAGLAGAALGVNARLLDGKLGVRFSGNRSATGLLMAVNRLDNDFEETPGAYDTNLSVAYRYRPSGVVKFFSYRTENRVGARTPQPSFDGVYRATEENLLNVLRWQDVFGDWFLQGSLSATTFTSASSLGNLDLATDDTVLGGRFDAERSVTDKLRVATGAEVRRFAGRFRGAIPTESDVLDPDAATMSIDERANAVRTGGYALAEAQLSRRLFANVGLRTDYHTEAQQAVLDPRAALRLQLTEDAHLHVAGGRYSQFPSPEQFDSNSGGSADLGAQQAVHLIAGGEYERKHLRLRVEGYWKQYDNLLVRVPDANSEFGTRWANDGTGLARGIDVFAQYGAFLRTRFNGWLSYSLLRSERTQTRWQGDTATLDDGPAPFDVTHHLTAVGKVRMWRFLTVGTTLRLATGRPHTPILDAQQADPNATGGGYFLPVEGPVGSERLPTFSRVDFSASWYQPFGNGHGATFYVSLANAFGQRNVLGYDYSADYATRTARRSDYDRFVYAGVTLELVRR, from the coding sequence ATGCGTGCCCTACTGCTCCTCCTCGTCGCCCTCCTCGCCACGCCGTTGTCGTTGGCTCAAACCGATCCAACGGTCGTGACCGGGCGGGTCATCGACGGTGCGGGGATGCCGCTGCCCCTCGTGAACGTGGCGCTCGTCGGGACGATCGACGGGACGGCGACGGACGACGCGGGGCGCTTCGACTTTGGGACGCGTCAGCAGGGCGACGCGACGCTGGGCGCGTCCCTCATCGGCTTCGAGCCCGTCGAGGTGCCGGTCACGCTCGTGCCGGGCGACACAGTGCGCGTCGATTTCCGGATGCGCGAGACGCTCGTGACGCTCGGTGAGGTGTCCATCGAGGGCAGCGCTTTCCGGGCGGGTGACGCGCCGACGGCGACGCTCTCGGCGCTCGAGGTCGTGACCACGCCCGGCGCGGCGGCGGACGTCTACCGCGCGCTCCAGGCGTTCCCCGGCGTGACGATGGTGGACGAAGGCTCCGGCCTCTTCGTGCGCGGCGGCGATGTCGGCGAGACCGCGATCCTCCTCGACGGGGCCGTCCTCCAGCACCCCTACCGCTACGAGTCGGCCACGGGCGGCATCTTCGGGACGATCCCGCCGTTCTTCCTGAAGGACACCTACTTCTCCGCTGGCGGCTTCTCGGCACGCCACGGCGACGCGCTCTCCGGCGTCGTCGCGCTCGAAACGCTGGATGAGCCGCAGCAGTCGTCGGTGACGCTCAACGCGGGGCTGGCCGGCGCGGCGCTCGGCGTCAACGCGCGGTTGCTCGACGGCAAGCTCGGCGTCCGCTTCTCCGGCAACCGCTCCGCGACGGGCCTGCTCATGGCCGTCAACCGCCTCGACAACGACTTTGAGGAGACGCCGGGCGCGTACGACACCAACCTCAGCGTGGCGTACCGCTACCGCCCGAGCGGTGTCGTCAAGTTCTTCAGCTACCGCACCGAGAACCGCGTCGGCGCGCGCACGCCGCAGCCGTCGTTCGACGGCGTCTACCGCGCCACCGAGGAGAACCTGCTCAACGTGCTCCGCTGGCAGGACGTCTTCGGCGACTGGTTCCTCCAGGGCAGCCTCTCCGCGACGACGTTCACGAGCGCGAGTTCGCTCGGCAACCTCGACCTCGCCACCGACGACACCGTCCTCGGCGGGCGCTTCGACGCCGAGCGCAGTGTCACTGACAAGCTGCGCGTGGCGACCGGTGCTGAGGTGCGTCGCTTCGCCGGCCGCTTCCGCGGTGCGATCCCGACCGAGAGCGACGTCCTCGATCCGGACGCCGCGACGATGTCCATCGACGAGCGGGCCAACGCGGTACGCACCGGCGGCTACGCCCTCGCCGAGGCACAACTGAGCCGCCGCCTCTTCGCCAACGTCGGGCTGCGCACGGACTACCACACTGAGGCGCAGCAGGCCGTCCTCGACCCGCGCGCGGCGCTGCGGCTTCAACTCACCGAAGACGCGCACCTCCATGTCGCCGGTGGGCGCTACAGCCAGTTTCCATCGCCCGAGCAGTTCGATAGCAACTCAGGCGGCAGCGCCGACCTCGGCGCGCAGCAAGCCGTCCACCTCATCGCTGGGGGCGAATACGAGCGCAAGCACCTGCGGTTGCGCGTCGAGGGCTACTGGAAGCAGTACGATAACCTCCTCGTCCGCGTGCCGGATGCGAATAGCGAGTTCGGCACGCGCTGGGCGAACGACGGCACCGGCCTTGCGCGCGGCATCGACGTGTTCGCGCAGTACGGGGCCTTCCTCCGGACGCGCTTCAACGGCTGGCTCTCCTACAGCCTCCTCCGCTCCGAGCGCACGCAGACGCGCTGGCAGGGCGACACCGCCACACTCGACGACGGCCCCGCCCCGTTCGACGTGACGCACCACCTGACCGCCGTCGGCAAGGTGCGCATGTGGCGCTTCCTCACCGTCGGCACGACGCTGCGGCTCGCCACGGGCCGCCCGCACACGCCGATCCTCGACGCCCAACAGGCCGACCCGAATGCGACTGGTGGGGGCTACTTCCTGCCCGTCGAAGGCCCCGTCGGGAGCGAGCGCCTGCCGACGTTCTCGCGCGTGGACTTCAGCGCGTCGTGGTACCAGCCCTTCGGCAACGGCCACGGAGCCACGTTCTACGTCTCGCTCGCCAACGCCTTCGGCCAGCGCAACGTGCTCGGCTATGACTACAGCGCCGACTACGCCACGCGCACCGCACGCCGCTCTGACTACGACCGCTTCGTCTACGCCGGGGTCACCCTCGAACTCGTTCGCCGATGA
- a CDS encoding SprT family zinc-dependent metalloprotease translates to MPVLTIGTTDIPYEVRVSARATRKRIVVTPQRVEVVVPAGTATEGSSSVADYVHRKRRWVFDAVREIEAKHRRLLTQRYASGAKLQYRGRWLMLDVQPRDVEAVEVRCRSKFHIAVPTDLEGTARLEAIRSALHAWLRARALRDVRRFGRRHEVRLGVQAEGFRLSDSKSRWGSLGRDGVVRVHWRLVQAPMPALDYVVAHELTHLLHRNHSPDFWAALAQALPDWAEQKAMLEAWERDHRAV, encoded by the coding sequence ATGCCTGTCCTCACCATCGGCACCACGGACATCCCCTACGAGGTCCGCGTCTCCGCCCGGGCGACGCGCAAGCGCATCGTGGTCACGCCGCAGCGGGTGGAGGTCGTCGTGCCCGCTGGCACCGCGACGGAAGGCAGCAGCAGCGTGGCGGACTACGTGCACCGGAAGCGGCGGTGGGTGTTCGACGCCGTCCGCGAGATCGAGGCAAAGCACCGGCGTCTGCTCACCCAGCGCTATGCCTCGGGGGCCAAGCTCCAGTACCGAGGCCGGTGGCTGATGCTCGACGTGCAGCCCCGAGACGTCGAGGCGGTGGAGGTGCGCTGCCGGAGCAAGTTCCACATCGCGGTGCCGACCGACCTGGAGGGGACGGCCCGGCTCGAAGCCATCCGGTCGGCGCTCCACGCGTGGCTCCGCGCCCGCGCGCTGCGCGACGTGCGTCGGTTCGGGCGGCGGCACGAGGTCCGGCTGGGCGTCCAGGCGGAGGGCTTCCGGCTGTCGGACTCCAAGAGCCGCTGGGGCTCGCTGGGCCGCGACGGCGTGGTACGGGTCCACTGGCGGCTCGTGCAGGCTCCCATGCCAGCCCTGGACTACGTCGTCGCCCACGAACTGACGCACCTCCTGCACCGCAACCACAGCCCTGACTTCTGGGCCGCGCTGGCGCAGGCGCTCCCGGACTGGGCCGAGCAGAAGGCGATGCTGGAAGCCTGGGAGCGCGACCACCGCGCTGTCTGA